Proteins encoded together in one Chitinophaga sp. LS1 window:
- a CDS encoding rhomboid family intramembrane serine protease, which translates to MNGTSFRSDIRYWLRQGNTINHLLFWNIVVFLVLNIPRLIANFSPAAAGVYNMICDEASLHSFLPVFITKPWGLVTYMFSHVEIFHIFFNMLNLYYFGNLFRSFMGNHRVFPLYLLGGLMGGLAYLLVFNIIKTTDYPLMGASASVMALLIACATKIPNYEVGLMFLGAVRLKWLALAVLVLDILAIGQGNTGGIVAHLGGALIGFLYIKLLDNGTDLCQPLIWMFNRRVRVEAMQSRNRRSFKPKKSPLKVVKNYPEENKQLRLDQLLDKINDNGLESLSPEEKAWLKKMSQE; encoded by the coding sequence ATGAACGGAACTTCTTTCAGATCAGATATACGATATTGGCTTAGACAGGGAAACACGATTAACCATTTACTTTTCTGGAACATTGTTGTTTTCCTTGTACTGAATATACCCCGGTTGATTGCTAACTTTTCACCCGCTGCAGCCGGCGTCTACAATATGATATGTGACGAAGCATCTCTACACTCCTTTCTCCCTGTGTTCATTACCAAACCGTGGGGCCTGGTGACCTATATGTTTTCACATGTTGAAATATTCCATATATTCTTCAACATGCTGAACCTGTATTACTTTGGCAACTTATTCCGCTCCTTCATGGGCAATCACCGGGTTTTTCCACTTTATCTGCTGGGGGGCCTGATGGGTGGTCTTGCTTACCTGCTGGTATTCAATATTATTAAGACGACTGACTATCCCCTGATGGGTGCCTCCGCCTCTGTCATGGCCTTACTGATCGCCTGTGCTACCAAGATACCCAACTATGAGGTAGGCCTCATGTTCCTCGGCGCCGTTCGCCTTAAATGGCTGGCACTTGCCGTACTCGTACTGGATATTCTCGCTATCGGCCAGGGTAATACCGGCGGCATCGTAGCTCACCTGGGTGGTGCGCTCATTGGATTCCTCTATATCAAACTGCTGGATAACGGAACTGACCTTTGCCAGCCTCTCATCTGGATGTTTAACCGCCGGGTCAGGGTCGAAGCCATGCAAAGCCGCAACCGCCGCTCCTTCAAACCGAAGAAGTCTCCACTCAAGGTAGTAAAGAATTACCCGGAGGAAAATAAACAGCTCAGACTCGACCAACTCCTTGACAAAATCAATGACAATGGCCTTGAAAGCCTGAGTCCTGAAGAGAAAGCCTGGCTGAAAAAAATGAGTCAGGAATAA
- a CDS encoding 4-hydroxy-3-methylbut-2-enyl diphosphate reductase — protein MKTFNVPIIYRSPLITAIKNSRKKQDRMKKDFTPTVLDFGPLKILLARHFGFCYGVENAIEIAFKTVEENPGKRIFLLSEMIHNPHVNNDLLAKGVQFMMDTAGRQLVPWETLTPEDIVIIPAFGTTLEIEAKLSSLGIAPLQYNTTCPFVERVWNKAEQIGQQSYTVIVHGKPGHEETRATFSHSRSNTPTVVVKDMQEAQVLATFITSERPAAEFYERFKGQYSEGFDVVKDLQRVGVVNQTTMLATETQGIADYIKNVIMDRYALTPETVGERFADTRDTLCYATNDNQSAVTGLLEEQADLAIVVGGYNSSNTSHLVELCEEKLPTYFIAADDQMISRNKIRHYDFHHKQELNSDVFLPEKDVVTVMMTSGASCPDALVEAVIRRLLSFYGLEQQIEQVIENYK, from the coding sequence ATGAAAACGTTCAACGTACCTATCATCTACCGGAGTCCACTCATTACAGCTATTAAAAACAGCCGTAAGAAACAGGATCGCATGAAAAAAGATTTCACGCCTACTGTTCTTGACTTTGGTCCATTAAAGATATTACTGGCCCGTCACTTTGGCTTTTGCTACGGTGTGGAAAATGCTATTGAGATAGCATTCAAAACTGTGGAAGAAAATCCAGGTAAACGGATTTTCCTGCTCAGTGAAATGATCCATAACCCACATGTTAACAACGATCTGCTGGCCAAAGGCGTACAGTTCATGATGGATACCGCCGGCCGTCAGCTGGTGCCATGGGAAACGCTCACTCCCGAAGACATTGTTATCATTCCTGCCTTTGGTACTACGCTTGAAATTGAAGCAAAACTGAGTTCCCTGGGTATTGCACCTTTACAATATAATACCACCTGCCCGTTTGTGGAAAGGGTGTGGAACAAAGCCGAGCAGATTGGCCAACAATCATATACCGTGATCGTACATGGTAAACCAGGTCATGAAGAAACCCGTGCCACCTTCTCCCACAGCCGGAGCAATACCCCGACTGTAGTGGTAAAAGATATGCAGGAAGCCCAGGTACTCGCTACCTTCATTACCAGCGAACGACCTGCTGCTGAATTCTATGAGCGATTCAAAGGACAATACTCTGAAGGATTTGATGTGGTAAAAGACCTGCAGCGCGTAGGCGTGGTCAACCAAACGACCATGCTGGCTACAGAAACCCAGGGAATCGCCGATTATATTAAGAACGTGATCATGGACAGGTACGCCCTGACACCTGAAACTGTAGGAGAACGCTTTGCTGATACAAGAGATACCCTCTGCTATGCAACCAACGATAACCAGAGTGCCGTAACCGGGTTACTGGAAGAACAGGCAGACCTGGCAATCGTAGTAGGTGGCTATAACAGTTCAAATACCTCTCACCTGGTAGAATTGTGCGAGGAAAAACTGCCAACTTACTTCATAGCTGCTGACGATCAGATGATTTCGAGGAATAAAATCAGGCATTATGACTTCCATCATAAACAGGAATTAAACAGTGATGTATTTTTGCCTGAGAAAGATGTGGTGACAGTGATGATGACAAGTGGAGCAAGTTGTCCCGATGCCCTGGTCGAAGCGGTAATAAGGAGGTTGTTATCGTTTTACGGACTGGAGCAGCAAATAGAACAAGTCATTGAAAATTACAAATAA
- a CDS encoding tetratricopeptide repeat protein: MAKQIPYVLLFLFLGFKVDISFAQDSSLIYRTLDSARNLRGDTTKVNWLLDKGKTFSRFFDKRKIENPFFQEAVTLAQHLKFARALFNVYNEIGTAKRNISEYILAADYHEKAIKYADDTKDDHLRAIARNNTGVDYRRMEKPLKAFEYHFKALQLAEKVNDVRNICVAINSIGNINLSTGKYEDAISHFDKALVLEKENKNDLGVAINLGNLGYAYQYLGKLDLAIDYYKKSLAVNMQLDNAMGKAICYNALGDAYKEKKEYAQALDALNKALEVEVGVDDKIHIAESYLHIGKCFSLMGKHDDARKYFQECIELSQHWRFNYMLQEAYKALAADYKASGDFRRSLECADKSLVYKDSILDEKAALQLAQMQAIYEVDRKDNQIKMLEHDKQLNELRTRRNVVYMLSIGGFLIMLAIGGFFYIRHRNLETKKQTLQLELRSLRAQMNPHFIFNSLSSIHRFIWSNNQEEASDYLTKFSRLMRMILDNTQYTFISLNKELESLRLYLDLEQLRCNNIFEYRITVSDDINEEEVMIPPMIIQPYVENAIWHGLVHKSGKGLLEIAVSVNERTLTCLVTDNGIGRKKAMEIKEKKGQTHRSMGMKVTAGRIDLIRKINNTKEATVRVTDLADHEGKATGTMVTLVLPVEFIF, encoded by the coding sequence ATGGCGAAACAAATACCTTACGTTTTACTCTTTTTGTTCCTGGGGTTTAAAGTGGACATTTCATTTGCACAGGATTCTTCCCTCATTTACAGAACACTTGATTCTGCCCGGAATCTCCGAGGAGATACCACTAAGGTCAACTGGCTGTTAGATAAAGGGAAAACCTTCAGTCGTTTTTTTGACAAACGCAAAATCGAAAACCCCTTTTTCCAGGAAGCTGTTACCCTTGCTCAACACCTGAAATTTGCAAGGGCACTATTTAATGTCTATAATGAAATTGGTACCGCAAAGAGGAATATCTCTGAATATATCCTGGCTGCGGATTACCACGAGAAGGCTATCAAATATGCAGATGATACCAAAGATGATCATCTGCGCGCCATCGCCCGCAACAATACCGGCGTGGATTACCGGCGCATGGAAAAACCCCTGAAAGCATTTGAATATCACTTTAAGGCTCTCCAACTGGCTGAAAAAGTGAATGATGTACGTAACATTTGTGTTGCAATTAATAGTATTGGTAATATCAACCTCTCCACCGGCAAATACGAAGATGCCATCAGTCATTTTGATAAAGCCCTCGTACTGGAAAAGGAAAACAAAAATGACCTCGGGGTCGCCATTAACCTGGGCAACCTGGGATACGCTTACCAATACCTTGGTAAACTGGACCTCGCCATCGACTATTATAAAAAGTCGCTCGCGGTGAACATGCAGCTGGACAATGCTATGGGCAAAGCCATTTGCTACAATGCCCTGGGTGATGCCTACAAGGAAAAGAAAGAATACGCACAGGCGCTTGATGCCCTGAACAAAGCCCTGGAAGTAGAAGTGGGGGTGGACGATAAAATACATATTGCTGAGAGTTACTTACATATTGGTAAGTGTTTTAGCCTCATGGGCAAACATGACGATGCCCGTAAATACTTCCAGGAATGTATAGAGCTGAGCCAGCACTGGCGCTTCAATTACATGCTGCAGGAAGCTTACAAAGCCCTGGCGGCAGACTATAAAGCCAGTGGCGATTTTCGTCGCTCCCTTGAATGCGCTGATAAATCACTGGTATACAAAGACAGTATCCTGGACGAAAAGGCAGCCCTGCAACTTGCCCAGATGCAGGCTATTTACGAAGTAGACCGCAAGGATAACCAGATCAAAATGCTGGAACATGATAAGCAACTGAATGAACTCCGTACCCGTCGCAATGTCGTGTACATGTTGTCCATCGGCGGTTTCCTGATTATGCTGGCCATTGGCGGGTTCTTTTATATCCGGCACCGTAACCTGGAAACAAAGAAACAGACCTTACAACTGGAACTCCGTTCCCTGCGTGCCCAGATGAACCCTCACTTTATCTTTAACTCCCTCAGTTCCATTCACCGTTTCATCTGGAGCAATAACCAGGAAGAGGCATCCGACTACCTGACCAAGTTCTCCAGGTTGATGCGCATGATCCTTGACAATACGCAGTACACCTTTATTTCACTCAACAAGGAACTGGAGTCACTGCGGTTATACCTGGACCTTGAACAATTACGTTGTAATAATATCTTTGAGTACAGAATCACAGTGTCAGACGACATTAATGAAGAAGAGGTAATGATTCCTCCTATGATCATTCAGCCTTATGTCGAAAATGCGATCTGGCATGGATTGGTGCATAAATCCGGGAAAGGCTTACTTGAAATAGCTGTATCCGTAAATGAACGTACCCTGACCTGCCTGGTCACCGACAATGGGATAGGCCGTAAAAAAGCAATGGAGATCAAGGAAAAGAAAGGACAGACACACCGTAGTATGGGAATGAAAGTAACAGCCGGCAGGATAGACCTGATCCGTAAAATCAATAATACCAAAGAAGCCACTGTAAGGGTTACAGACCTTGCAGACCACGAAGGCAAAGCAACAGGAACAATGGTCACACTTGTGCTGCCTGTAGAATTTATATTTTAA
- the rpsA gene encoding 30S ribosomal protein S1 — MEFRAKNLGGIKVLTENNIPNEQNAEQQAPAAQAVEETATPNAPVVETAHDDFDWSVDKRNVSSYSKEEKAKYDQTYENTFKVIEENGLLTGTVVGLTKTDVVINIGFKSDGLISLNEFRDIQGLKVGDDVEVLVVEKEDRDGNLHLSRKQARQQRAWEKIVEVYKTGEVVTGTVTSKTKGGLIVDVYGMETFLPGSQIDVKPVTDYDQFVSKTMEFKVVKVNEAIRNAVVSHKALIESDIEQQRVDIISKLEKGQVLEGTIKNITDFGAFIDLGGLDGLLYITDISWGRISHPSEVLQMDQKINVVVLDFDDEKKRISLGYKQLTPHPWDTLPAHITEGARVKGKVVNIEDYGAFLEILPGVEGLVHVSEISWASTPINAKEFFKLGEEYEAVVVTLSKDERKMSLSIKQLTEDPWATIETKFPLDSRHKGIVKNITPYGVFVELETGIGGMIHISDLSWIKRFNHPSEYTKVGSEIEVVILGIDKENRKLSLGHKQIEEDPWNTFETIFPIGSVHEGTVVKKDDKGATVQLQYGLEAYAPARHLRTEDEKPISVEDVKEFMIIEFDRSEKRILVSHTRVWEQAKNEEKEAVAKEKRADADKTRKAVKNIQSKVEKATLGDLGALAELREKLKKDEGDKKDGE, encoded by the coding sequence GTGGAATTCCGGGCAAAAAACTTAGGTGGAATTAAAGTTTTGACAGAAAACAACATTCCTAACGAACAAAACGCTGAACAACAGGCTCCGGCAGCACAGGCTGTAGAAGAAACAGCGACACCAAATGCACCTGTTGTAGAAACCGCTCACGACGATTTTGACTGGAGCGTAGACAAACGTAACGTTTCTTCTTACAGCAAAGAAGAAAAAGCTAAGTACGACCAGACTTACGAAAACACCTTCAAGGTGATCGAAGAAAATGGTCTGCTCACTGGTACCGTGGTTGGTTTAACCAAGACCGATGTTGTGATCAACATTGGCTTCAAATCTGACGGTCTGATTTCTCTGAACGAATTCCGTGATATTCAGGGTCTGAAAGTGGGTGATGATGTTGAAGTATTAGTAGTAGAAAAAGAAGACCGCGATGGTAACCTGCACCTGAGCCGTAAACAAGCTCGTCAACAACGTGCATGGGAAAAGATCGTGGAAGTGTACAAAACCGGCGAAGTTGTTACTGGTACTGTTACCAGCAAGACCAAAGGCGGCTTGATCGTAGACGTATATGGTATGGAAACGTTCCTGCCAGGTTCACAGATCGATGTGAAACCAGTTACCGATTACGATCAGTTTGTTAGCAAAACAATGGAGTTCAAAGTGGTTAAGGTTAACGAAGCCATCAGAAACGCAGTTGTTTCTCACAAAGCACTTATCGAAAGCGATATCGAGCAGCAGAGAGTGGATATCATCAGCAAACTGGAAAAAGGCCAGGTGCTGGAAGGTACCATCAAAAATATCACCGATTTCGGCGCATTCATCGACCTGGGTGGTCTGGATGGTCTGCTGTACATCACCGACATCAGCTGGGGCCGTATCTCTCATCCAAGCGAAGTACTCCAGATGGATCAGAAGATCAATGTGGTTGTACTGGACTTCGACGACGAGAAAAAACGTATCAGCCTCGGTTACAAACAACTCACTCCCCATCCATGGGATACCTTACCAGCTCACATCACTGAAGGTGCGCGCGTGAAAGGTAAAGTAGTGAACATTGAAGATTACGGTGCATTCCTGGAAATTCTGCCTGGTGTAGAAGGTCTGGTACACGTATCTGAAATCTCATGGGCTTCTACTCCAATCAACGCTAAGGAATTCTTCAAATTAGGTGAAGAATACGAAGCAGTGGTAGTTACCCTGAGTAAGGATGAGCGTAAAATGTCTCTGTCTATCAAGCAACTGACTGAAGATCCTTGGGCTACTATCGAAACTAAATTCCCGCTGGACAGCCGTCACAAAGGTATTGTGAAGAACATCACTCCTTATGGCGTATTCGTTGAGCTGGAAACTGGTATCGGTGGTATGATCCACATCTCCGACCTGTCCTGGATCAAACGTTTCAACCACCCAAGTGAGTACACTAAGGTAGGTAGCGAAATCGAGGTAGTTATACTGGGTATCGATAAAGAAAACCGTAAACTGAGCCTTGGCCACAAACAGATCGAAGAAGATCCTTGGAATACTTTCGAAACTATCTTCCCAATTGGTTCCGTACACGAAGGTACTGTAGTGAAGAAAGATGACAAAGGTGCTACCGTTCAGCTGCAATACGGTCTGGAAGCTTACGCTCCTGCCCGTCACCTGCGCACTGAAGATGAGAAACCAATCAGCGTTGAAGATGTGAAAGAATTCATGATTATTGAATTCGATCGTAGCGAAAAACGTATCCTGGTATCTCACACCAGAGTTTGGGAACAAGCTAAGAACGAAGAGAAAGAAGCTGTCGCTAAAGAGAAGAGAGCTGATGCTGACAAAACCCGCAAGGCTGTGAAAAATATCCAGAGCAAGGTAGAAAAAGCTACACTTGGTGATCTGGGTGCACTGGCTGAACTGCGTGAGAAGCTGAAGAAAGACGAAGGCGACAAGAAAGATGGTGAATAA
- a CDS encoding LytR/AlgR family response regulator transcription factor: MSEIKAIIVDDEQHCIDALHTMLAKKCPEVTVLGGVNSVKAAKELIDEVHPDVVFLDVEMPHQNGFELLKLFDRINFDIIFTTAYEQYALKAIKFNALDYLLKPFSVKELQDAVQKCISRRGVQQPEPGNSPLDVFLQNMKTLHQTHKKIALPTINGLVFMPVQNIVRCESTGNYTRIFFTDKKNLMVSRPLKEFEELLTDVDFFRVHNSHLINLQQMQSYIQGEGGFALMSDGTQVEVSRRRKADFLKKAMQF; the protein is encoded by the coding sequence ATGAGCGAAATTAAAGCGATTATCGTAGACGATGAACAGCATTGTATAGATGCCCTGCATACCATGCTGGCCAAAAAATGCCCGGAAGTAACAGTGCTGGGTGGTGTGAATAGCGTAAAAGCGGCGAAGGAACTGATTGACGAAGTACATCCCGATGTTGTGTTCCTGGATGTAGAGATGCCTCACCAGAACGGGTTTGAACTACTAAAACTCTTTGACAGAATCAATTTCGACATCATATTCACCACCGCTTACGAGCAGTATGCCCTGAAGGCGATCAAGTTCAATGCACTCGATTACCTGCTCAAACCATTTAGTGTGAAGGAGCTGCAGGACGCCGTTCAGAAATGTATAAGCAGGAGAGGCGTGCAGCAACCGGAACCCGGCAATTCCCCGCTGGATGTGTTCCTGCAGAACATGAAAACTTTACACCAGACGCATAAAAAAATCGCTCTTCCCACTATTAACGGATTGGTTTTTATGCCGGTGCAAAACATCGTACGGTGTGAGTCTACCGGAAATTATACAAGGATCTTTTTTACAGACAAAAAGAACCTGATGGTGTCCAGACCGCTGAAGGAGTTTGAAGAATTACTGACGGATGTGGACTTTTTCAGGGTACATAATTCTCACCTGATCAATTTGCAACAGATGCAATCTTATATACAGGGTGAAGGCGGTTTTGCGTTGATGAGTGACGGTACACAAGTGGAAGTTTCAAGAAGGCGAAAAGCAGATTTTTTGAAAAAAGCGATGCAATTCTAA